The DNA window GCGCTGCGACAGGCCCGCCCAGCGGGCCTGCAAGGCCATCACCACGCTGGGCAACATGGAGGGACGCTCGGGAGCGGTGGCCATCAGCTCGTCACTCCGCTGCCGATGTTGCCACTGACGGCGCCGCCCGGCGCCCCGCTTGTTGCGTCGCCCGTCGCGCCACCCGCCACGCCAACGCTGAGCTTGCCGCCCTCGGCCTTGCAAGGCAGTTGTAGCAGGCCGCAACGAGCTTGCGCGGCAGCGGCTTGGGCGCTGCCCAGGTCGAGCTGGAGCTGACCCGGGGTGTAATCGAGTTTGCCGATGGTGGTTTTCTCCGGCAGCACCCGCGCCGCCGCGCCCATCAGCGCTTCCACGCTGGTGCTGGTGGGCTTGCCGGCGCGGGTGCGGGCGTTGTCGAGCGCGCGCTGCATTTGCAGCCGGGCATCGAGCACCGCGGGTGTGCCCGGCAGGGCCTCGCTCACCACGGTTTGCACCTGCGTCTGCAGCCGGTTGCGGGTGCTGCGCAGCTTCATCGCCACCAGGTTGATGCCGACGATCTGCACCAGCAGCAGCACGCCGACGAGCATGGCCACGCGGCGCCAGGCCGGGGCGCGCAACTGTTTGGCCAGCCCGGCGATGCCGCGTTGCATCGCCGCTTGCGGCGCCAGTTCGAACTGGCGCAAATTCCAGCCCGACTGCGTGGCGCGCGCCAGCAGGGCTGCATGGGTGATGGGCGTGATTTCGGCGTTGGTGCCGAACCAGCGTGTGGCCAGATCCTGCAAGTCCGGGTCGACCAACACGCGCGTGGGCCGCGCGGTGAGCAATTCCGGCGCGGGCGAGTCCTCGTGCGCGGAGTCTGCAGGTGTCGCGCCGGCGGTTGCACCAGTCGGCAGATGCAGCCAGGCGGCTTCGCCATCGGCGTCGCGCCAGAGCAGGCGCAGTCCGCCGGGCATGGCGCTGAGCCACGCTTCTGCAGGGGCCAACAACGCCGGCTCGGGCACCACGGCGACGGGTTCGCGCCCGGCCTGGGCCAGGGTTTGCAAGGCCGCGGCCAGCGGCGCGCGCTCGCAGGCGCAGGCCAGGCGCACACTGCCGTCGGCCTCGCGTGGGCCGGCGGCGAGATGCACGCCGGCCGTGTCGTGCAGCAGGCGCTCTTCCAGCGCCCCGGCCAAGGCGGCTTGCAGTCGCTGGGGTGGCATCGCCGGGAGGTTCAGCGCCAGCAGGGTGAGCTGCTCGGCGGGCAGCACCGCCACCACGCGCTGTGCCCGCGGCAGCAACGCGGGCTGGGCATGACCGTTGTCGGTCGCCTGTCCGCCGGCGTTCAGCAAGGTGTAGTCCAGCGCGGTGGATTTGCCACCGACGCCGGCAGAGCTGCCTGAATGCAAGCGAACGATGAGCGTGCTCATGCGGAGGGCTTTGCGCCGGGCGTGTCGAGGAGGGCTCTCATACCGAACGATTGTAGGGATGCGGGTGCCGTCAGGACGCCGGCGCCGGGGCCGCCGCAAGCCAGGGCGGCACGCGCTGCATGCGCAGCACCAGGGTGATGAGGCCGACGCGCTGGATGAGCGCACGCTCGGCGTACTCGAAGTGGCCGATACGCACCCGCGCGGTGGCGTCGAAAAAGCCACTGGACACGCTCACCAGTGCGGGGTTGATGTCCGGGTGGGCCTGTTGGCCCAAGGCCGTGGTGATGTCGCCGGTATTGCGGAAATAGTTCTGCTTGCGCGACTGCACCAGGCGCGCGGCGGCATCGGCCGAGATGTTCAGCACCGCCGCCAACACGTTGGCGCCAGCCGTGTTGGCGTTCACCGGCGTTGGCGTGGGCAGCAGGGTGACATCGGCAAGCAGCGCCGGCAGCGCCTGGGCCACGGCGGGCGACAAGCGCGCCAGGTCCTGCAACTGCTGTACCGGCAGCGAGCTGGCTTGTCCGGCGTTGGTGCCAAGCGCAGGCTGTGATGCTGCGCTGCCCGGCGCGGCGGCTGTTGCGGCCGTGGCGAGTAGCGCCGCGGCCACGCCATTGGCCAGGGTTTGCGCCACGTCCTCGCTCACGCCGAGGGTGGCGCACAGGCGCTGCAGCACGGCCAGGGCGTTCGGGTCGATGCGCCCACCGGGGGCCAGATCGGCCAGATTGAAGCGGCTTTGCGCGTCGGTGATGTGGCCTTCCAGCCAGGCATCGGGCAGGCTGCCGACGCTTTGCCCGCGTGCGGCGAGAAACGTGGACAGGCGCGATTCGGCCAGCGGCACGGCCCATGGCTCGCTCAGCGTGTCCACGCTGGAATTGCGCGCATCCTCGCGCAGGATGAGCCGCGCCCAATCCACCGTGCCGCGCAGGATCCAGCGCGCCTGGGTCGCCTGCTTGGCCGTCTGCTCGCGGCTGATGGCGCCCCATTGCCGCCAGAACATGCCCGACACCATCACCGCGGCCAGCGCGGCAATCAGCAGCGCGGTGATCAGCGCCGCGCCGCGGGTACGCGCCGCGGGCGGCATGGGTTGCGCCATGCTCTTGCGCGGTTGCATGTTCACTGCCGGTTCTCCAGCAGGAATTCGCGCATGATGGTGCCCTGCAAATCGGGCGCGGCGCTTTGCAGCGTGAGGCGCAAGGCGGCGGGGGTGCGCAGCGACGCGAACGCCGGGTTGCTGCCGGCAGCGCTGTTGGCCGAGGTGTAGGGGTTGGACCAGCTGCCGCTTTGCTGCAGGATGCCGATGCCGGCGTAGCGGTACACCAGCACGCGCATGTCGGTGATGTCGGGCAAGGCTTCGATGGCGGTGCCCTGCGGGCTTTGCATCGCCGCCAGCAGCGCGCCGCGCGAGGCGGTCGGGGCGCTGGCCCAGCGCATCCAGCGGCTGCCACGCAGACCCCAGCGCGCCACTTGCAGCCAACCCGCGTCGGGCGGCAGGCTGGCGCCAGGCCAGGCGCGCATGTCTTCGCCCATGGCTTGCGGTGCGCGCCGCACGATGAGCAGGTCGCCATTGCCGGCCAGGCTCACCGCCGGCAGGGCTGCGCCCTCGTCGGCGGCGGCGGCGAGGTCGTCGGCCATTTGGCGCATCGTCAGCGACAGGCGTTCGGCCGCGTGCATGCGGGTGCGCGCGGTGTCGCGTCCCTGCGCCACGCTGTCCAGCCCGCGCCAGCCCAGGCCCGCCATCACCGCCATGATGAGTGCGGCCACCAGCAGCTCGATCAAGGTGAAGCCGGCGTTGCGGCGCGGGGCGGTGCGAGGCGGGTGGCGCATCACAAATTG is part of the Thiomonas sp. X19 genome and encodes:
- the gspL gene encoding type II secretion system protein GspL translates to MSTLIVRLHSGSSAGVGGKSTALDYTLLNAGGQATDNGHAQPALLPRAQRVVAVLPAEQLTLLALNLPAMPPQRLQAALAGALEERLLHDTAGVHLAAGPREADGSVRLACACERAPLAAALQTLAQAGREPVAVVPEPALLAPAEAWLSAMPGGLRLLWRDADGEAAWLHLPTGATAGATPADSAHEDSPAPELLTARPTRVLVDPDLQDLATRWFGTNAEITPITHAALLARATQSGWNLRQFELAPQAAMQRGIAGLAKQLRAPAWRRVAMLVGVLLLVQIVGINLVAMKLRSTRNRLQTQVQTVVSEALPGTPAVLDARLQMQRALDNARTRAGKPTSTSVEALMGAAARVLPEKTTIGKLDYTPGQLQLDLGSAQAAAAQARCGLLQLPCKAEGGKLSVGVAGGATGDATSGAPGGAVSGNIGSGVTS
- the gspK gene encoding type II secretion system minor pseudopilin GspK; this translates as MQPRKSMAQPMPPAARTRGAALITALLIAALAAVMVSGMFWRQWGAISREQTAKQATQARWILRGTVDWARLILREDARNSSVDTLSEPWAVPLAESRLSTFLAARGQSVGSLPDAWLEGHITDAQSRFNLADLAPGGRIDPNALAVLQRLCATLGVSEDVAQTLANGVAAALLATAATAAAPGSAASQPALGTNAGQASSLPVQQLQDLARLSPAVAQALPALLADVTLLPTPTPVNANTAGANVLAAVLNISADAAARLVQSRKQNYFRNTGDITTALGQQAHPDINPALVSVSSGFFDATARVRIGHFEYAERALIQRVGLITLVLRMQRVPPWLAAAPAPAS
- a CDS encoding type II secretion system protein J — encoded protein: MRHPPRTAPRRNAGFTLIELLVAALIMAVMAGLGWRGLDSVAQGRDTARTRMHAAERLSLTMRQMADDLAAAADEGAALPAVSLAGNGDLLIVRRAPQAMGEDMRAWPGASLPPDAGWLQVARWGLRGSRWMRWASAPTASRGALLAAMQSPQGTAIEALPDITDMRVLVYRYAGIGILQQSGSWSNPYTSANSAAGSNPAFASLRTPAALRLTLQSAAPDLQGTIMREFLLENRQ